The window tcaaaaccttaaaatatggttttcaagaaatattagttTTCGTATGATATTCTCCTGTAATTAAAACTCTGTTCTGAGATGAAAAGACTCTGCCCATCAGCAGTTCAGCACCTTCACGGCAGCACGGGTCCGCTACTCGCTAGCCGTCCGGTGAAGCCTCGCAAGCAGCTGCCGCCGGGATAAACCGTTTGTTGGCCAGGTCTCTCTATCCTGTTTGACACCACGCAAACTAAATCGTGCAAGTAGCAGCGCCGTCGGGCAAGACAAAAATGCTCTCGCTGCGGGCGCCGCCCCGTACTCTCTCCGCCTCGCCGTGGCGGAGACGGGGCCGCCTCGACGGTTTCGCCGCGCCGCGTTGTGTCAGCGCCGCGCCACCCGCGACAACCCTAGAGACGGCTACCGCGCGGCCGGCAGGCGTCTCCTTCCCGATTCTGGTACGCCGGCTGCATTTATCACGCCACCACTAACCTGTTCGGCCAAATGCCGCTGAGGCCACTGGTCTTCCACGATTTTCTCATCATAAATCGTTTCTTTAGTTATATACATGGCTACTTGATGCACAGTGAGGTATGAGACTTTGACGGCTATAAATTTGCCCTTTATCATTATGTACTGGATTTCGAGTTCCCATGCTGGTGCTGCAAAGGAGGAGTACTTTTTTCATTTGAAGCAACCAAATATCAGTGCCAAATGTCTTACGCTTATAAGACAAGGTCAATCCTGCTCCACAATATCTTATCCATATAATGCCCTATCTAGGCCTTTGGAAGGCTATAAAGGACAGACGAGGAAGTTGATGCAATCATCAAACGAACATAAGCATAGCTGCCAAAATAACAAAATGAAGTTGAACTGACCTAACCACATTTCATTACTTTAGTAATAGATGATGCCCATGTATAATTCTGTAAAAAATGAACGTTGCCCTATTTGATTCACATTTTACCCTGATTATTTTTTTGTATCCACTTGTGAAGAACAGTCAACTTTaggagaaaaacagaaaatatgttGATCTCATAGTCAAATGTTTTTTAATCCAAGTTTCATAACTTTGTAGTATGGTAAGCCAATTTGCCAGCCCCCTACCTGTACATATTAAGGATGACACATGTGTAGTCAATAACAGTGATTACTGGTCAAGTCCAACAACTCTGGCTGGATAAGACAAAGGGACTAGAGTTACTGAATTTATACAATTTCCTGCAATGCTTTACTAGAAGATCAATTGGAATATATTCTCATACAGTCACGCTAGACAATTATTTGACGAATTTATTTAGTAGTATTTACTATTTAGTCTTTCATTTGTTCAATTCTGTAGGTAAATGGCTGCACTGGTAAAATGGGGGTATCTGTTGCTGAGGCAGCTACTTCAAGGGGTCTTCACCTAGTTCCTGTTTCATTCAGTAGCAGAGAGAACCTTGATAAAACAATACAAGTGGGTGATACAGACGTTGAGATATATGGCCCTTCTGCAAGAGAAGATGTTCTTTCATCTGTCATTGACGAATACCCAGATGTAGTTGTGGTGGACTACACGGCGCCTGATTCTGTGAACTGTAAGTTTTATCTttgttattttattttgctttatgaCATCTTATAACTTGCTTGGGATGATTTATCATCATGGTAGCTTCTACAATCGTGAAATTACTGCTGCAGAAATTCCTTTTCCATGTCGTTATGTACAAACATGCTTCTATCTGACTAATATCTGCAGAAATTCCTGCtgcttgttttttttttgaaaatttatttGCAAGATCTGATGCATATATTTTTGTTTGGCTTACATTAAGGATTAATTTCAGTTTTATATGACGAAATAATATGATAGGAAACTACTTCGATTTGATAGCTCGACACATTTGACCTAGAATAActaaactagtactccctccgtcccaaaattcttgtcttagattcgtctagatacggaagacgaatctaagacaagaattttgggacggaggaagtagtaaatTGATTTGGATCTTGCTAAAAGTCTCAGGTTCTTAATCCGTGGGTAGTTTTCCCCCCTCCATTGCTCAAGAGGGATACGAAGAAGAAACTAAAGATGCTTGATTTTTTGGTCTATTTGTTGTTTCCTTTCCGTTGCCGCCTTCAGTCTTCACTCCTCTGGCTGAAAAAAAAAACAATACTCTTGGATTATGCAGCTAACGCCGAGCTCTATTGCAAGCTTGGTGTGCCATTTGTAATGGGCACAACTGGTGGGGATCAGCAGTTACTGTACAAATCAGTGCAAGATTCAGAAAACTATGCACTAATATCTCCACAAATGGGCAAACAGGTACGTCAAAAAAGCACTGTCAAATCTAATAAGTTGTTGAAAACATGAACGCCACACATGATTTTCCCTTGTCAGGTTGTTGCATTTCTTGCTGCAATGGAAACAATTGCGGAGCAGTTTCCTGGGGCCTTCTCAGGCT is drawn from Triticum dicoccoides isolate Atlit2015 ecotype Zavitan chromosome 4A, WEW_v2.0, whole genome shotgun sequence and contains these coding sequences:
- the LOC119285103 gene encoding probable 4-hydroxy-tetrahydrodipicolinate reductase 2, chloroplastic isoform X1, which gives rise to MLSLRAPPRTLSASPWRRRGRLDGFAAPRCVSAAPPATTLETATARPAGVSFPILVNGCTGKMGVSVAEAATSRGLHLVPVSFSSRENLDKTIQVGDTDVEIYGPSAREDVLSSVIDEYPDVVVVDYTAPDSVNSNAELYCKLGVPFVMGTTGGDQQLLYKSVQDSENYALISPQMGKQVVAFLAAMETIAEQFPGAFSGYRLEVLESHQAGKLDTSGTAKAVIACFEKLGAVFDMERQMVKIRDPEQQLYMVGVPEEHIEGHAFHLYHLTSPDDSVSFEFQHNVCGRSIYAEGSVDAAVFLYKKVQSMDPKRIYNMIDVLQEGDMR
- the LOC119285103 gene encoding probable 4-hydroxy-tetrahydrodipicolinate reductase 2, chloroplastic isoform X2, coding for MLSLRAPPRTLSASPWRRRGRLDGFAAPRCVSAAPPATTLETATARPAGVSFPILVNGCTGKMGVSVAEAATSRGLHLVPVSFSSRENLDKTIQVGDTDVEIYGPSAREDVLSSVIDEYPDVVVVDYTAPDSVNSNAELYCKLGVPFVMGTTGGDQQLLYKSVQDSENYALISPQMGKQVVAFLAAMETIAEQFPGAFSGYRLEVLESHQAGKLDTSGTAKAVIACFEKLGAVFDMERMVKIRDPEQQLYMVGVPEEHIEGHAFHLYHLTSPDDSVSFEFQHNVCGRSIYAEGSVDAAVFLYKKVQSMDPKRIYNMIDVLQEGDMR